The stretch of DNA TGAACCGTGCGTGGCTGCGGCGTGCTCGCCGCCGAGCGCCGGGTCCTGATCCGGAACACCCGATCCTCAAGCCCGCCCCGGTTGGGATAGTAGATCAGCGAGACTTCGTTCTGCGGATCCGCAGTCGGCCGTTCGTGATCGTCCCAGGCTGGAACCCAGTATTCCGCCTCTTCGTGATAGAGCGCCAGCCAGGCATCCCAGTCCTTGTCGTCAAGCGCCATGGCTTCCTGACCGATGAAGCGGGAAACCGCCAGCCAGCGCGAATGGAATGCGGTCATCATGCCTTCTCCAGCGAACGCTCAAGGAAGGCGGCAAGCTCGCTGCACTCGCTGTCGATGGCCTTTTCCATGAGCGTGAGCCACTCGTCATGGATCGCCACATAGAGGCCTTCGTCGGCAACCGCCGGGCTGCTCAGCACCACATTGAAATCGAGCGGCTCGCCGAACTTGCCCGGGCCGGTGTCCCAGCGCG from Novosphingobium aromaticivorans DSM 12444 encodes:
- a CDS encoding aromatic-ring-hydroxylating dioxygenase subunit beta, which produces MTAFHSRWLAVSRFIGQEAMALDDKDWDAWLALYHEEAEYWVPAWDDHERPTADPQNEVSLIYYPNRGGLEDRVFRIRTRRSAASTPQPRTVHQFSLLSAEESDGQVHARTSWTTVSVLEGKVATLSGWAFYDLEPRDDSFVIRRKKTIVVTDLFQEVADVYSL